Proteins found in one Gopherus flavomarginatus isolate rGopFla2 chromosome 18, rGopFla2.mat.asm, whole genome shotgun sequence genomic segment:
- the PPP6R1 gene encoding serine/threonine-protein phosphatase 6 regulatory subunit 1 isoform X2 — translation MFWKFDLHSSSHIETLLERADLTLRELLDEDDVLQECKVVNRRLLDFLVQPQHMEALVTCVTEEPPVELDERLRYKYPSVSCEILTSDVSPITDALGEDEGLLRRLYGFLQGHGVLNPLLASFFSKVMGILINRKTDQIVAFLRKKDDFVSLLLRHIGTSAIMDLLLRLLTCVEQPVLRQDVFNWLNEEKIVQRLIEMIHPSKDDNQHSNASQSLCDIIRLSREQMMQIQDSPEPDQLLATLEKQETVEQLLGNMLAGERDESVIVSGIQVLLTLLEPRRARSEAGGMGSFYCPLEGQLELGPLGSDGSACQASPSTLLALRGYLRDFHQLLIDPPKRPALQMTWGLLDPPLGNTRLQVVKLLGSSLGAGDAGLQEELLGLDALNTMLDLYFKYTYNNFLHAQLEACLSTLLRAGTPAEDSQPPPYSPVVKHLLQKCRLVQRILSAWEENEQTQAAGGQRRGYMGHLTRIANALVQSSEKGPHVALVGQLLKELPEEEQEQWEKFVSGPLAETNKKNVVDLVNMHNLHSSSDDEENDLKEFNFPQEAVLQQAFVDYQMQQVTSAFIDHFGFNDEEFGEQEESVNAHFRQLKSAPFDRTGSLSFSLSADDDSPNSNLFEVCYKERIQQFDDDDSDGEDAWQEKELGYSGGCPKPTGPRSCGSTDSEGSRDSEEEEDAGGGVEGGGGGEAEGASPDLEPAAAPARPPASGGVDTGVAVWDRPGSDASRPPTEGSWALFTETPSAQISRSDAPSGSAEGPHPQEPTSSNVSSGGAAPPEPPRAGSPCESSDLALNGQSVPPPGPAAARPNTEGAPLSTSDAPQRLPGAAAAPKAENSPPQRQQQPAAR, via the exons ATGTTCTGGAAGTTCGACCTGCACTCCAGCTCGCACATCGAGACGCTGCTGGAGCGCGCCGACCTGACGCTGCGCGAGCTGCTGGACGAGGACGATGTGCTGCAGGAGTGCAAGGTGGTGAACCGCCGGCTGCTGGACTTCCTGGTGCAGCCGCAGCACATGGAGGCGCTGGTGACCTGCGTGACCGAGGAGCCCCCCGTCGAGCTGGACGAGCGGCTGCGCTACaa ATACCCCAGCGTGTCGTGCGAGATCCTGACGTCAGACGTGAGCCCGATCACGGATGCGCTGGGCGAGGACGAGGGGCTGCTGCGGCGTCTCTACGGCTTCTTGCAGGGCCACGGGGTCCTGAACCCGCTGCTGGCCAGCTTCTTCAGCAAGGTCATGGGCATCCTCATCAACCGCAAGACAGATCAG ATTGTGGCCTTCCTGCGCAAGAAGGACGATTTCGTGAGCCTGCTGCTGCGGCACATCGGCACCTCGGCCATCATGGACCTGCTGCTGCGCCTGCTGACCTGCGTGGAGCAGCCGGTGCTGCGCCAGGATGTCTTCAAC TGGCTGAACGAGGAGAAGATCGTGCAGAGACTGATCGAGATGATTCACCCCTCAAAAGACGACAAT caacATTCCAACGCCTCCCAGTCCCTGTGTGACATCATCCGTCTGAGCCGGGAGCAGATGATGCAGATCCAGGACAGCCCCGAACCCGACCAGCTGCTGGCCACGCTGGAGAA GCAGGAGACggtggagcagctgctggggaaCATGCTGGCGGGCGAGCGGGACGAGTCCGTCATCGTCAGCGGGATCCAGGTGCTGCTGACGCTGCTGGAGCCGCGCCGAGCCAG GTCCGAGGCTGGGGGGATGGGCAGCTTTTACTGCCCCCTGgaagggcagctggagctggggcctctGGGCTCGGACGGCAGCGCCTGCCAGGCCAGTCCCAGCACCCTGCTGGCCCTCAGAGGTTACCTCCGGGACTTCCACCAGCTGCTGATCGACCCCCCGAAG cggcCAGCCCTGCAGATGACGTGGGGGCTGCTGGACCCGCCGCTGGGGAACACGCGGCTGCAGGTGGTGAAGCTGCTGGGCAGCTCGCTGGGCGCGGGGGACGCggggctgcaggaggagctgctgggcctgGACGCCCTCAACACcatgctg GACCTGTATTTCAAATACACCTACAACAATTTCCTGCACGCCCAGCTGGAGGCGTGTCTGAGCACCCTGCTGCGGGCTGGCACCCCCGCCGAAGACTCGCAGCCCCCACCATACAGCCCCGTCGTCAAGCAT ctgctgcagaaatGCCGCCTGGTGCAACGAATCCTGTCGGCCTGGGAGGAGAACGAGCAGACGCA GGCGGCCGGAGGCCAGCGGAGGGGCTACATGGGCCACCTGACGCGCATCGCCAACGCCCTTGTCCAAAGCTCTGAGAAGGGCCCTCACGTCGCCCTTGTGGGGCAGCTGCTGAAAG AGCTGccggaggaggagcaggagcagtggGAGAAATTTGTCTCGGGGCCCCTGGCAGAGACCAACAAGAAAAACGTGGTGGATCTG GTGAACATGCACAATCTGCACTCATCCAGCGACGACGAGGAAAACGACCTGAAAGAGTTTAACTTCCCCCAGGAGGCCGTGCTGCAGCAG GCCTTTGTGGATTACCAGATGCAGCAGGTGACGTCGGCCTTCATCGACCACTTCGGCTTCAACGACGAGGAATTCGGGGAGCAGGAGGAGAGCGTAAA CGCCCACTTCCGCCAACTCAAGAG CGCCCCCTTCGACAGGACGGGCAGCCTGAGCTTCTCGCTGAGCGCCGACGATGACAGT cCCAACTCCAACCTGTTTGAAGTCTGCTACAAGGAGCGGATCCAGCAGTTTGATGACGACGACTCAGATGGGGAGGACGCCTGGCAGGAGAAGGAGCTGGGCTACTCGGGGGGGTGCCCAAAGCCCACAGGGCCCAG gagctgCGGCAGCACGGACAGCGAGGGCAGCCGGGActcggaggaggaggaagacgcCGGCGGGGGCGTGGAGGGCGGAGGCGGCGGTGAAGCCGAGG GGGCCAGCCCTGACCTGGAGCCTGCAGCTGCCCCCGCTCGGCCCCCCGCCAGCGGCGGGGTGGACACTGGAGTGGCCGTTTGGGACAGGCCCGGCTCGGACGCCTCCCGCCCCCCCACGGAAGGGAGCTGGGCCCTGTTTACAGAGACGCCCTCAGCGCAGATCAG CCGGTCAGATGCCCCGTCAGGCTCTGCCGAGGGACCCCACCCTCAGGAACCGACAAGCAGCAATGTATCTTCGGGGGGAG cagcccccccagagcccccccgtgCAGGATCGCCCTGCGAGAGCAGCGACCTGGCGCTGAACGGCCAATCGGTgcccccgcccggccccgccGCAGCCAGGCCAAA CACGGAAGGGGCCCCCCTGTCTACCTCTGATGCCCCCCAGCGGCTCCCGGGGGCTGCAGCTGCCCCGAAGGCAGAGAACAGCCCcccccagaggcagcagcagccagcagccag aTAA
- the PPP6R1 gene encoding serine/threonine-protein phosphatase 6 regulatory subunit 1 isoform X1, with translation MFWKFDLHSSSHIETLLERADLTLRELLDEDDVLQECKVVNRRLLDFLVQPQHMEALVTCVTEEPPVELDERLRYKYPSVSCEILTSDVSPITDALGEDEGLLRRLYGFLQGHGVLNPLLASFFSKVMGILINRKTDQIVAFLRKKDDFVSLLLRHIGTSAIMDLLLRLLTCVEQPVLRQDVFNWLNEEKIVQRLIEMIHPSKDDNQHSNASQSLCDIIRLSREQMMQIQDSPEPDQLLATLEKQETVEQLLGNMLAGERDESVIVSGIQVLLTLLEPRRARSEAGGMGSFYCPLEGQLELGPLGSDGSACQASPSTLLALRGYLRDFHQLLIDPPKRPALQMTWGLLDPPLGNTRLQVVKLLGSSLGAGDAGLQEELLGLDALNTMLDLYFKYTYNNFLHAQLEACLSTLLRAGTPAEDSQPPPYSPVVKHLLQKCRLVQRILSAWEENEQTQAAGGQRRGYMGHLTRIANALVQSSEKGPHVALVGQLLKELPEEEQEQWEKFVSGPLAETNKKNVVDLVNMHNLHSSSDDEENDLKEFNFPQEAVLQQAFVDYQMQQVTSAFIDHFGFNDEEFGEQEESVNAHFRQLKSAPFDRTGSLSFSLSADDDSPNSNLFEVCYKERIQQFDDDDSDGEDAWQEKELGYSGGCPKPTGPRSCGSTDSEGSRDSEEEEDAGGGVEGGGGGEAEGASPDLEPAAAPARPPASGGVDTGVAVWDRPGSDASRPPTEGSWALFTETPSAQISRSDAPSGSAEGPHPQEPTSSNVSSGGARKGPPCLPLMPPSGSRGLQLPRRQRTAPPRGSSSQQPDKARGGRLVKLLIVGGLGGAPPPEARPAQGQLIPARGAA, from the exons ATGTTCTGGAAGTTCGACCTGCACTCCAGCTCGCACATCGAGACGCTGCTGGAGCGCGCCGACCTGACGCTGCGCGAGCTGCTGGACGAGGACGATGTGCTGCAGGAGTGCAAGGTGGTGAACCGCCGGCTGCTGGACTTCCTGGTGCAGCCGCAGCACATGGAGGCGCTGGTGACCTGCGTGACCGAGGAGCCCCCCGTCGAGCTGGACGAGCGGCTGCGCTACaa ATACCCCAGCGTGTCGTGCGAGATCCTGACGTCAGACGTGAGCCCGATCACGGATGCGCTGGGCGAGGACGAGGGGCTGCTGCGGCGTCTCTACGGCTTCTTGCAGGGCCACGGGGTCCTGAACCCGCTGCTGGCCAGCTTCTTCAGCAAGGTCATGGGCATCCTCATCAACCGCAAGACAGATCAG ATTGTGGCCTTCCTGCGCAAGAAGGACGATTTCGTGAGCCTGCTGCTGCGGCACATCGGCACCTCGGCCATCATGGACCTGCTGCTGCGCCTGCTGACCTGCGTGGAGCAGCCGGTGCTGCGCCAGGATGTCTTCAAC TGGCTGAACGAGGAGAAGATCGTGCAGAGACTGATCGAGATGATTCACCCCTCAAAAGACGACAAT caacATTCCAACGCCTCCCAGTCCCTGTGTGACATCATCCGTCTGAGCCGGGAGCAGATGATGCAGATCCAGGACAGCCCCGAACCCGACCAGCTGCTGGCCACGCTGGAGAA GCAGGAGACggtggagcagctgctggggaaCATGCTGGCGGGCGAGCGGGACGAGTCCGTCATCGTCAGCGGGATCCAGGTGCTGCTGACGCTGCTGGAGCCGCGCCGAGCCAG GTCCGAGGCTGGGGGGATGGGCAGCTTTTACTGCCCCCTGgaagggcagctggagctggggcctctGGGCTCGGACGGCAGCGCCTGCCAGGCCAGTCCCAGCACCCTGCTGGCCCTCAGAGGTTACCTCCGGGACTTCCACCAGCTGCTGATCGACCCCCCGAAG cggcCAGCCCTGCAGATGACGTGGGGGCTGCTGGACCCGCCGCTGGGGAACACGCGGCTGCAGGTGGTGAAGCTGCTGGGCAGCTCGCTGGGCGCGGGGGACGCggggctgcaggaggagctgctgggcctgGACGCCCTCAACACcatgctg GACCTGTATTTCAAATACACCTACAACAATTTCCTGCACGCCCAGCTGGAGGCGTGTCTGAGCACCCTGCTGCGGGCTGGCACCCCCGCCGAAGACTCGCAGCCCCCACCATACAGCCCCGTCGTCAAGCAT ctgctgcagaaatGCCGCCTGGTGCAACGAATCCTGTCGGCCTGGGAGGAGAACGAGCAGACGCA GGCGGCCGGAGGCCAGCGGAGGGGCTACATGGGCCACCTGACGCGCATCGCCAACGCCCTTGTCCAAAGCTCTGAGAAGGGCCCTCACGTCGCCCTTGTGGGGCAGCTGCTGAAAG AGCTGccggaggaggagcaggagcagtggGAGAAATTTGTCTCGGGGCCCCTGGCAGAGACCAACAAGAAAAACGTGGTGGATCTG GTGAACATGCACAATCTGCACTCATCCAGCGACGACGAGGAAAACGACCTGAAAGAGTTTAACTTCCCCCAGGAGGCCGTGCTGCAGCAG GCCTTTGTGGATTACCAGATGCAGCAGGTGACGTCGGCCTTCATCGACCACTTCGGCTTCAACGACGAGGAATTCGGGGAGCAGGAGGAGAGCGTAAA CGCCCACTTCCGCCAACTCAAGAG CGCCCCCTTCGACAGGACGGGCAGCCTGAGCTTCTCGCTGAGCGCCGACGATGACAGT cCCAACTCCAACCTGTTTGAAGTCTGCTACAAGGAGCGGATCCAGCAGTTTGATGACGACGACTCAGATGGGGAGGACGCCTGGCAGGAGAAGGAGCTGGGCTACTCGGGGGGGTGCCCAAAGCCCACAGGGCCCAG gagctgCGGCAGCACGGACAGCGAGGGCAGCCGGGActcggaggaggaggaagacgcCGGCGGGGGCGTGGAGGGCGGAGGCGGCGGTGAAGCCGAGG GGGCCAGCCCTGACCTGGAGCCTGCAGCTGCCCCCGCTCGGCCCCCCGCCAGCGGCGGGGTGGACACTGGAGTGGCCGTTTGGGACAGGCCCGGCTCGGACGCCTCCCGCCCCCCCACGGAAGGGAGCTGGGCCCTGTTTACAGAGACGCCCTCAGCGCAGATCAG CCGGTCAGATGCCCCGTCAGGCTCTGCCGAGGGACCCCACCCTCAGGAACCGACAAGCAGCAATGTATCTTCGGGGGGAG CACGGAAGGGGCCCCCCTGTCTACCTCTGATGCCCCCCAGCGGCTCCCGGGGGCTGCAGCTGCCCCGAAGGCAGAGAACAGCCCcccccagaggcagcagcagccagcagccag aTAAAGCTCGCGGAGGGCGCCTGGTGAAGCTGCTGAtcgtgggggggctggggggagcccccccTCCCGAAGCCCGCCCTGCCCAAGGACAGCTCATTCCTGCAAGGGGGGCAGCATAG
- the PPP6R1 gene encoding serine/threonine-protein phosphatase 6 regulatory subunit 1 isoform X4, with amino-acid sequence MFWKFDLHSSSHIETLLERADLTLRELLDEDDVLQECKVVNRRLLDFLVQPQHMEALVTCVTEEPPVELDERLRYKYPSVSCEILTSDVSPITDALGEDEGLLRRLYGFLQGHGVLNPLLASFFSKVMGILINRKTDQIVAFLRKKDDFVSLLLRHIGTSAIMDLLLRLLTCVEQPVLRQDVFNWLNEEKIVQRLIEMIHPSKDDNQHSNASQSLCDIIRLSREQMMQIQDSPEPDQLLATLEKQETVEQLLGNMLAGERDESVIVSGIQVLLTLLEPRRARSEAGGMGSFYCPLEGQLELGPLGSDGSACQASPSTLLALRGYLRDFHQLLIDPPKRPALQMTWGLLDPPLGNTRLQVVKLLGSSLGAGDAGLQEELLGLDALNTMLDLYFKYTYNNFLHAQLEACLSTLLRAGTPAEDSQPPPYSPVVKHLLQKCRLVQRILSAWEENEQTQAAGGQRRGYMGHLTRIANALVQSSEKGPHVALVGQLLKELPEEEQEQWEKFVSGPLAETNKKNVVDLVNMHNLHSSSDDEENDLKEFNFPQEAVLQQAFVDYQMQQVTSAFIDHFGFNDEEFGEQEESVNAHFRQLKSAPFDRTGSLSFSLSADDDSPNSNLFEVCYKERIQQFDDDDSDGEDAWQEKELGYSGGCPKPTGPRSCGSTDSEGSRDSEEEEDAGGGVEGGGGGEAEGASPDLEPAAAPARPPASGGVDTGVAVWDRPGSDASRPPTEGSWALFTETPSAQISRSDAPSGSAEGPHPQEPTSSNVSSGGAPPEPPRAGSPCESSDLALNGQSVPPPGPAAARPNTEGAPLSTSDAPQRLPGAAAAPKAENSPPQRQQQPAAR; translated from the exons ATGTTCTGGAAGTTCGACCTGCACTCCAGCTCGCACATCGAGACGCTGCTGGAGCGCGCCGACCTGACGCTGCGCGAGCTGCTGGACGAGGACGATGTGCTGCAGGAGTGCAAGGTGGTGAACCGCCGGCTGCTGGACTTCCTGGTGCAGCCGCAGCACATGGAGGCGCTGGTGACCTGCGTGACCGAGGAGCCCCCCGTCGAGCTGGACGAGCGGCTGCGCTACaa ATACCCCAGCGTGTCGTGCGAGATCCTGACGTCAGACGTGAGCCCGATCACGGATGCGCTGGGCGAGGACGAGGGGCTGCTGCGGCGTCTCTACGGCTTCTTGCAGGGCCACGGGGTCCTGAACCCGCTGCTGGCCAGCTTCTTCAGCAAGGTCATGGGCATCCTCATCAACCGCAAGACAGATCAG ATTGTGGCCTTCCTGCGCAAGAAGGACGATTTCGTGAGCCTGCTGCTGCGGCACATCGGCACCTCGGCCATCATGGACCTGCTGCTGCGCCTGCTGACCTGCGTGGAGCAGCCGGTGCTGCGCCAGGATGTCTTCAAC TGGCTGAACGAGGAGAAGATCGTGCAGAGACTGATCGAGATGATTCACCCCTCAAAAGACGACAAT caacATTCCAACGCCTCCCAGTCCCTGTGTGACATCATCCGTCTGAGCCGGGAGCAGATGATGCAGATCCAGGACAGCCCCGAACCCGACCAGCTGCTGGCCACGCTGGAGAA GCAGGAGACggtggagcagctgctggggaaCATGCTGGCGGGCGAGCGGGACGAGTCCGTCATCGTCAGCGGGATCCAGGTGCTGCTGACGCTGCTGGAGCCGCGCCGAGCCAG GTCCGAGGCTGGGGGGATGGGCAGCTTTTACTGCCCCCTGgaagggcagctggagctggggcctctGGGCTCGGACGGCAGCGCCTGCCAGGCCAGTCCCAGCACCCTGCTGGCCCTCAGAGGTTACCTCCGGGACTTCCACCAGCTGCTGATCGACCCCCCGAAG cggcCAGCCCTGCAGATGACGTGGGGGCTGCTGGACCCGCCGCTGGGGAACACGCGGCTGCAGGTGGTGAAGCTGCTGGGCAGCTCGCTGGGCGCGGGGGACGCggggctgcaggaggagctgctgggcctgGACGCCCTCAACACcatgctg GACCTGTATTTCAAATACACCTACAACAATTTCCTGCACGCCCAGCTGGAGGCGTGTCTGAGCACCCTGCTGCGGGCTGGCACCCCCGCCGAAGACTCGCAGCCCCCACCATACAGCCCCGTCGTCAAGCAT ctgctgcagaaatGCCGCCTGGTGCAACGAATCCTGTCGGCCTGGGAGGAGAACGAGCAGACGCA GGCGGCCGGAGGCCAGCGGAGGGGCTACATGGGCCACCTGACGCGCATCGCCAACGCCCTTGTCCAAAGCTCTGAGAAGGGCCCTCACGTCGCCCTTGTGGGGCAGCTGCTGAAAG AGCTGccggaggaggagcaggagcagtggGAGAAATTTGTCTCGGGGCCCCTGGCAGAGACCAACAAGAAAAACGTGGTGGATCTG GTGAACATGCACAATCTGCACTCATCCAGCGACGACGAGGAAAACGACCTGAAAGAGTTTAACTTCCCCCAGGAGGCCGTGCTGCAGCAG GCCTTTGTGGATTACCAGATGCAGCAGGTGACGTCGGCCTTCATCGACCACTTCGGCTTCAACGACGAGGAATTCGGGGAGCAGGAGGAGAGCGTAAA CGCCCACTTCCGCCAACTCAAGAG CGCCCCCTTCGACAGGACGGGCAGCCTGAGCTTCTCGCTGAGCGCCGACGATGACAGT cCCAACTCCAACCTGTTTGAAGTCTGCTACAAGGAGCGGATCCAGCAGTTTGATGACGACGACTCAGATGGGGAGGACGCCTGGCAGGAGAAGGAGCTGGGCTACTCGGGGGGGTGCCCAAAGCCCACAGGGCCCAG gagctgCGGCAGCACGGACAGCGAGGGCAGCCGGGActcggaggaggaggaagacgcCGGCGGGGGCGTGGAGGGCGGAGGCGGCGGTGAAGCCGAGG GGGCCAGCCCTGACCTGGAGCCTGCAGCTGCCCCCGCTCGGCCCCCCGCCAGCGGCGGGGTGGACACTGGAGTGGCCGTTTGGGACAGGCCCGGCTCGGACGCCTCCCGCCCCCCCACGGAAGGGAGCTGGGCCCTGTTTACAGAGACGCCCTCAGCGCAGATCAG CCGGTCAGATGCCCCGTCAGGCTCTGCCGAGGGACCCCACCCTCAGGAACCGACAAGCAGCAATGTATCTTCGGGGGGAG cccccccagagcccccccgtgCAGGATCGCCCTGCGAGAGCAGCGACCTGGCGCTGAACGGCCAATCGGTgcccccgcccggccccgccGCAGCCAGGCCAAA CACGGAAGGGGCCCCCCTGTCTACCTCTGATGCCCCCCAGCGGCTCCCGGGGGCTGCAGCTGCCCCGAAGGCAGAGAACAGCCCcccccagaggcagcagcagccagcagccag aTAA
- the PPP6R1 gene encoding serine/threonine-protein phosphatase 6 regulatory subunit 1 isoform X5 — protein MFWKFDLHSSSHIETLLERADLTLRELLDEDDVLQECKVVNRRLLDFLVQPQHMEALVTCVTEEPPVELDERLRYKYPSVSCEILTSDVSPITDALGEDEGLLRRLYGFLQGHGVLNPLLASFFSKVMGILINRKTDQIVAFLRKKDDFVSLLLRHIGTSAIMDLLLRLLTCVEQPVLRQDVFNWLNEEKIVQRLIEMIHPSKDDNQHSNASQSLCDIIRLSREQMMQIQDSPEPDQLLATLEKQETVEQLLGNMLAGERDESVIVSGIQVLLTLLEPRRARSEAGGMGSFYCPLEGQLELGPLGSDGSACQASPSTLLALRGYLRDFHQLLIDPPKRPALQMTWGLLDPPLGNTRLQVVKLLGSSLGAGDAGLQEELLGLDALNTMLDLYFKYTYNNFLHAQLEACLSTLLRAGTPAEDSQPPPYSPVVKHLLQKCRLVQRILSAWEENEQTQAAGGQRRGYMGHLTRIANALVQSSEKGPHVALVGQLLKELPEEEQEQWEKFVSGPLAETNKKNVVDLVNMHNLHSSSDDEENDLKEFNFPQEAVLQQAFVDYQMQQVTSAFIDHFGFNDEEFGEQEESVNAPFDRTGSLSFSLSADDDSPNSNLFEVCYKERIQQFDDDDSDGEDAWQEKELGYSGGCPKPTGPRSCGSTDSEGSRDSEEEEDAGGGVEGGGGGEAEGASPDLEPAAAPARPPASGGVDTGVAVWDRPGSDASRPPTEGSWALFTETPSAQISRSDAPSGSAEGPHPQEPTSSNVSSGGARKGPPCLPLMPPSGSRGLQLPRRQRTAPPRGSSSQQPDKARGGRLVKLLIVGGLGGAPPPEARPAQGQLIPARGAA, from the exons ATGTTCTGGAAGTTCGACCTGCACTCCAGCTCGCACATCGAGACGCTGCTGGAGCGCGCCGACCTGACGCTGCGCGAGCTGCTGGACGAGGACGATGTGCTGCAGGAGTGCAAGGTGGTGAACCGCCGGCTGCTGGACTTCCTGGTGCAGCCGCAGCACATGGAGGCGCTGGTGACCTGCGTGACCGAGGAGCCCCCCGTCGAGCTGGACGAGCGGCTGCGCTACaa ATACCCCAGCGTGTCGTGCGAGATCCTGACGTCAGACGTGAGCCCGATCACGGATGCGCTGGGCGAGGACGAGGGGCTGCTGCGGCGTCTCTACGGCTTCTTGCAGGGCCACGGGGTCCTGAACCCGCTGCTGGCCAGCTTCTTCAGCAAGGTCATGGGCATCCTCATCAACCGCAAGACAGATCAG ATTGTGGCCTTCCTGCGCAAGAAGGACGATTTCGTGAGCCTGCTGCTGCGGCACATCGGCACCTCGGCCATCATGGACCTGCTGCTGCGCCTGCTGACCTGCGTGGAGCAGCCGGTGCTGCGCCAGGATGTCTTCAAC TGGCTGAACGAGGAGAAGATCGTGCAGAGACTGATCGAGATGATTCACCCCTCAAAAGACGACAAT caacATTCCAACGCCTCCCAGTCCCTGTGTGACATCATCCGTCTGAGCCGGGAGCAGATGATGCAGATCCAGGACAGCCCCGAACCCGACCAGCTGCTGGCCACGCTGGAGAA GCAGGAGACggtggagcagctgctggggaaCATGCTGGCGGGCGAGCGGGACGAGTCCGTCATCGTCAGCGGGATCCAGGTGCTGCTGACGCTGCTGGAGCCGCGCCGAGCCAG GTCCGAGGCTGGGGGGATGGGCAGCTTTTACTGCCCCCTGgaagggcagctggagctggggcctctGGGCTCGGACGGCAGCGCCTGCCAGGCCAGTCCCAGCACCCTGCTGGCCCTCAGAGGTTACCTCCGGGACTTCCACCAGCTGCTGATCGACCCCCCGAAG cggcCAGCCCTGCAGATGACGTGGGGGCTGCTGGACCCGCCGCTGGGGAACACGCGGCTGCAGGTGGTGAAGCTGCTGGGCAGCTCGCTGGGCGCGGGGGACGCggggctgcaggaggagctgctgggcctgGACGCCCTCAACACcatgctg GACCTGTATTTCAAATACACCTACAACAATTTCCTGCACGCCCAGCTGGAGGCGTGTCTGAGCACCCTGCTGCGGGCTGGCACCCCCGCCGAAGACTCGCAGCCCCCACCATACAGCCCCGTCGTCAAGCAT ctgctgcagaaatGCCGCCTGGTGCAACGAATCCTGTCGGCCTGGGAGGAGAACGAGCAGACGCA GGCGGCCGGAGGCCAGCGGAGGGGCTACATGGGCCACCTGACGCGCATCGCCAACGCCCTTGTCCAAAGCTCTGAGAAGGGCCCTCACGTCGCCCTTGTGGGGCAGCTGCTGAAAG AGCTGccggaggaggagcaggagcagtggGAGAAATTTGTCTCGGGGCCCCTGGCAGAGACCAACAAGAAAAACGTGGTGGATCTG GTGAACATGCACAATCTGCACTCATCCAGCGACGACGAGGAAAACGACCTGAAAGAGTTTAACTTCCCCCAGGAGGCCGTGCTGCAGCAG GCCTTTGTGGATTACCAGATGCAGCAGGTGACGTCGGCCTTCATCGACCACTTCGGCTTCAACGACGAGGAATTCGGGGAGCAGGAGGAGAGCGTAAA CGCCCCCTTCGACAGGACGGGCAGCCTGAGCTTCTCGCTGAGCGCCGACGATGACAGT cCCAACTCCAACCTGTTTGAAGTCTGCTACAAGGAGCGGATCCAGCAGTTTGATGACGACGACTCAGATGGGGAGGACGCCTGGCAGGAGAAGGAGCTGGGCTACTCGGGGGGGTGCCCAAAGCCCACAGGGCCCAG gagctgCGGCAGCACGGACAGCGAGGGCAGCCGGGActcggaggaggaggaagacgcCGGCGGGGGCGTGGAGGGCGGAGGCGGCGGTGAAGCCGAGG GGGCCAGCCCTGACCTGGAGCCTGCAGCTGCCCCCGCTCGGCCCCCCGCCAGCGGCGGGGTGGACACTGGAGTGGCCGTTTGGGACAGGCCCGGCTCGGACGCCTCCCGCCCCCCCACGGAAGGGAGCTGGGCCCTGTTTACAGAGACGCCCTCAGCGCAGATCAG CCGGTCAGATGCCCCGTCAGGCTCTGCCGAGGGACCCCACCCTCAGGAACCGACAAGCAGCAATGTATCTTCGGGGGGAG CACGGAAGGGGCCCCCCTGTCTACCTCTGATGCCCCCCAGCGGCTCCCGGGGGCTGCAGCTGCCCCGAAGGCAGAGAACAGCCCcccccagaggcagcagcagccagcagccag aTAAAGCTCGCGGAGGGCGCCTGGTGAAGCTGCTGAtcgtgggggggctggggggagcccccccTCCCGAAGCCCGCCCTGCCCAAGGACAGCTCATTCCTGCAAGGGGGGCAGCATAG